In the genome of Terriglobales bacterium, the window CAATCCAGTGCTGCGCCAATTCTACGGAGGGGTCGACGCTCCCAACTTCCTGGTTGCGCTTAAGAATAGCTGGCAGACCAGGCCCGGAATCTATGTCCTCCAGGTGTTTCGCGGTGTTCTCTACTTCGCCTGTGTCCTGCCGCTCGTGCGCATGTTGCCAGCACCGAAATGGGAGGCAGCTCTTACCATCTCTGCTTTCCTGTCGGTCTGGTCGCTCGCTTTACTTCTGCCCAATCCGATCATGCCGCGAACCGTAGCCTTGAGTCATTTTTGGGAAACCCTCATGTGTTTCCTTGTTTTTGGAGCGGTCCTGGGGTGGATGCTCTCAGATCGTACGCGACCAGCCAGTCTCGTAAAAACTGCTTCGTAGCCGGGCGCCTTTGGGGCGGAATCCATCCACGTTTAAAGTTCCGATTACCAACAGCTAGCCAGGATGGAGAATCACGGAATTTCCACGCCGAGTGCCCCACTCATCGCGGTGCTCGATGAGTGGGTTATCACAAGGTCTCATCTATAATTCGCCGCGTGCCGCAAAGCTGAATACAAGAAACTCACTGCCACGGCATTGGTGGCGCTTCAACGTCCGTGAAAAAGCAATAGACGCTGTTTGAGCCGATCTGGAAGAGTATGAAATGTCATCCGAAGTACGCGAGATATGGTAGCGCTACCGGGAATCGAACCCGGGTTTGAAGATTGAGAATCTTCCGTCCTAACCCCTAGACGATAGCGCCCCGCATGTGAGGTGAGGCTTAAAAATTATAGCAAACCAGGCTGCTGAGCTTCGCAGCTGCTTAGCTTCTAGCCCTCTCCCGAACACCCAAGGTTCTGCGTTCAAATGGGCAGAACTATCGACGCCCAAGATGAACGTGGCGGGAACGTATTTGTATTTGACGCCTAGGAACTAAGAATAAAATGAAAGGTGCCGCCGATTTCTCCAGCAGAGTTTTCCGCGCTGCCCCTTCGCGTGCATACGTTTCTCGCCGACGTCCCGCTGCATGACGTCTGGGCGGTTGACTTACCTGCGCACCGCGACGGCGTTTCCCTTTCTGAATTTCTTCGCGGGGCGAATCAGGGCGGGATCGACAGATTTCCCCCAGCGACCCGTGCGCTTATCCGTCTTCGGCTCTTTCTTGGACGCATTTTTCGACTTGAGACCGAACCGAAGGATGCCTCGGCAGCCTCCTTTGCAAGTCGCCTAACGCCTGAGGATCGCGCTCGTTCTCTTGTCGTGCCCGGAACGCCGGAAGGACTGTTCCGCGTTGTCTATCGTTTCGAAAACGAACAGCTACTTGAAGTACAGAATCGTACCGTCCATGGTGCGGCCCTCAGTGCCCTCGTTGAAAGGGCCGATGGCTATCGATTCTATTTTGCAGTCTACGTGCGCCCGAGCGGGTGGATTACGCCCCTCTACATGCGCTTAATCGATCCGTTCCGAAAATGGATTATCTATCCGGCCATGTTGAAAACGATTCGTGCAACCTGGGATCGGAATGTCTGACCAAACGACTCACCGCTCAGCCAGGAAGTTCTCAGCGACGAAGTCAGCCACTTGCCGGCCAAG includes:
- a CDS encoding DUF2867 domain-containing protein, producing MPPISPAEFSALPLRVHTFLADVPLHDVWAVDLPAHRDGVSLSEFLRGANQGGIDRFPPATRALIRLRLFLGRIFRLETEPKDASAASFASRLTPEDRARSLVVPGTPEGLFRVVYRFENEQLLEVQNRTVHGAALSALVERADGYRFYFAVYVRPSGWITPLYMRLIDPFRKWIIYPAMLKTIRATWDRNV